The Diadema setosum chromosome 4, eeDiaSeto1, whole genome shotgun sequence genome window below encodes:
- the LOC140227620 gene encoding probable G-protein coupled receptor Mth-like 1: MGKEPNRLYAESFEVVTGDGGELILRLIAEDIVLQAGNTFCKTIAAVSHYFWLSSFFWMNVLAIDLCCTFGSRAKIRVNLPSTGYFVWYSLYAWGAPAVIVGICLTIDLCQCTAVTFGYGKNGVCWLTRGNASLYGFGVPFACLLFVNLILFAVRGIRMTRKASEMVRKDRLVITQAKEDLLLYIKLSCIMGFTWALAFVCDYGKIRELWYVFTPVNSLQGVMLLLVFGFSKRNIAL; this comes from the exons atgggcaaggagcccaacag ACTATATGCCGAGTCCTTTGAAGTGGTCACTGGGGATGGTGGAGAGTTGATACTGAGATTGATTGCGGAGGATATCGTACTTCAAGCTG GAAATACCTTCTGCAAGACCATAGCTGCTGTGTCACACTATTTTTGGCTTTCTTCATTCTTCTGGATGAACGTTCTTGCTATCGACCTTTGTTGTACGTTTGGCTCTCGAGCAAAAATCCGTGTGAACCTCCCTTCAACAGGCTACTTTGTCTGGTATTCTCTGTACGCCTGGGGAGCTCCAGCTGTCATCGTTGGTATCTGCCTGACCATCGACTTGTGCCAATGTACTGCCGTAACGTTTGGATATGGCAAGAATGGGGTCTGCTGGCTTACTAGAGGTAATGCTAGTCTGTATGGCTTCGGGGTTCCTTTTGCTTGTCTCTTGTTCGTCAACCTCATCTTGTTTGCAGTCCGAGGAATCCGAATGACTAGGAAAGCTTCGGAGATGGTGCGGAAGGATAGACTAGTGATCACCCAGGCAAAAGAAGATCTGCTTCTTTACATAAAG CTGTCTTGCATCATGGGCTTCACCTGGGCACTCGCCTTCGTCTGTGACTATGGTAAGATCCGAGAACTTTGGTACGTGTTCACGCCTGTCAACTCTTTACAGGGAGTTATGCTACTTCTCGTGTTCGGTTTCAGCAAGCGAAACATCGCCCTCTGA
- the LOC140227621 gene encoding adhesion G protein-coupled receptor E5-like, with amino-acid sequence MNVLAIDLCRTFGSRAKIRVNLPSTSHFVWYSLYAWGAPAVIVGICLTIDLCQCTAFTFGYGKNGICWLTRGNASLYGFGVPLACLLFVNIILFADTVQGIRMTKKASEILRKDGPAITKAKEDLILYIKLSCITGFTWALAFVCDYGKVRELWYVFTAVNSLQGVMLLLVFGFSKRNIALWREKIGTEKEKTSRSSAQGGVAPTAHNTAQSVV; translated from the exons ATGAACGTTCTCGCCATCGACCTATGCCGTACGTTTGGCTCTCGAGCAAAGATCCGTGTGAACCTCCCTTCAACGAGCCACTTTGTCTGGTATTCCCTGTACGCCTGGGGAGCTCCAGCTGTCATTGTTGGCATCTGCCTGACTATCGACTTGTGCCAATGTACTGCCTTTACATTTGGATATGGGAAGAACGGGATCTGCTGGCTGACTAGAGGTAATGCCAGTCTGTATGGCTTCGGGGTTCCTTTGGCTTGTCTCCTGTTCGTCAACATCATCTTGTTTGCAGACACAGTCCAAGGAATCCGAATGACTAAGAAAGCTTCGGAGATACTGCGGAAGGATGGACCAGCGATCACCAAAGCGAAAGAAGATCTCATTCTTTACATAAAG CTTTCTTGCATCACGGGCTTTACGTGGGCGCTCGCCTTCGTCTGTGACTACGGTAAGGTTCGAGAGCTATGGTACGTGTTTACGGCTGTCAACTCTTTGCAGGGAGTTATGCTGCTTCTCGTGTTCGGTTTCAGCAAGCGAAACATCGCCCTCTGGAGGGAGAAAATCGGTacggaaaaagaaaagaccagCAGATCGTCTGCCCAAGGAGGAGTTGCTCCGACAGCTCACAACACAGCGCAATCAGTCGTCTAG